A portion of the Avibacterium sp. 20-132 genome contains these proteins:
- a CDS encoding RidA family protein — MTTIQRFHTNQRLAEMCIYNGVAYLAGQVPENTQGNAYEQTKEVLGLIDKLLAEAGSNKSNILNAQIFLADMQDYTEMNRAWDEWVDRHNPPSRATVEAKLALPEWKVEIVITAAV, encoded by the coding sequence ATGACAACTATCCAACGTTTTCACACCAATCAACGCCTTGCTGAAATGTGCATTTACAATGGCGTAGCTTATTTGGCGGGGCAAGTGCCAGAAAATACTCAAGGTAATGCCTATGAGCAAACCAAAGAAGTGCTAGGTTTGATTGATAAATTGCTGGCGGAAGCAGGTTCAAATAAAAGTAACATCTTAAATGCACAGATTTTCTTGGCTGATATGCAAGATTATACGGAAATGAACCGAGCTTGGGATGAGTGGGTGGATCGTCATAATCCACCGAGCCGTGCAACCGTAGAAGCAAAACTCGCACTGCCTGAGTGGAAAGTGGAAATCGTCATTACGGCTGCGGTTTAA
- a CDS encoding endonuclease/exonuclease/phosphatase family protein, which translates to MSKLKSFFIALLGMILLGLGYLWYSLEIYPVPQIQFHTKSPLAYQHKVLDSAVTCFYTEQSVKPIAQQNFRLLVWNMHKGQDKGWQNALSRFAKSSDFLFLQEVSSEQHLAQQFSQQFPTALYASSFAYLGKQSGVMLMSHFQPQSFCAGSSVEPWIRIPKVGNAMRFPLANGQSLLTINLHLVNFELNPVRYQQQLEAMFKLIKSHQGPIILAGDFNTWNRGRINLIKKLTALYGLVPVSFQPDDRLRFLANPLDWVFVRGFNVKSARTMQTTSSDHNPLLVELTLLKPQP; encoded by the coding sequence ATGAGTAAACTAAAATCCTTTTTTATTGCCCTATTAGGGATGATTTTGCTTGGTTTGGGCTATTTGTGGTATAGCCTAGAAATTTATCCTGTTCCGCAAATTCAATTTCATACCAAAAGCCCATTGGCTTATCAGCATAAAGTACTGGATAGCGCAGTGACCTGTTTTTATACCGAACAATCTGTTAAACCTATTGCGCAGCAGAACTTTCGTCTGTTAGTGTGGAATATGCACAAAGGGCAAGATAAAGGTTGGCAAAACGCACTTTCGCGCTTTGCGAAATCATCCGATTTCCTTTTTTTGCAAGAGGTATCTAGCGAGCAACATTTAGCACAGCAATTTTCTCAGCAATTTCCTACCGCACTTTATGCCAGTAGCTTTGCTTACTTGGGGAAGCAATCTGGGGTAATGCTGATGAGCCATTTTCAGCCACAATCTTTCTGTGCGGGTTCCTCTGTCGAGCCTTGGATTCGTATTCCTAAAGTGGGGAATGCGATGAGGTTTCCGTTGGCGAATGGGCAATCTTTATTAACGATTAATTTACATTTGGTCAATTTTGAGCTTAACCCAGTTCGCTATCAACAGCAGTTAGAAGCAATGTTTAAACTGATTAAATCGCATCAAGGGCCAATTATTCTGGCAGGGGATTTCAATACGTGGAATAGGGGGCGGATAAATTTAATCAAAAAACTCACCGCACTTTATGGTTTAGTTCCTGTCTCATTTCAGCCAGATGACAGACTACGTTTTTTAGCGAATCCGCTCGATTGGGTATTTGTACGCGGTTTTAATGTGAAGTCTGCACGCACGATGCAAACCACCAGCTCCGATCATAATCCGTTACTGGTGGAATTAACCTTGCTTAAACCGCAGCCGTAA